The sequence GAATAGGTTAAAATAGCTTGGCTGAGAGGGTTTTGAGTAAATATGTAAGTGTGTTTTTATTCCCCTAGGTGATAAGTTTAGGGGAATTTTTGTTAGGAGGGTCTATTGTGTACGCAAAAAAAACAAATGTTATGTGAAAAGTATACTATTGCTAGATAAAAGGTATTTTTATTCTACTATTGAATAATCATTTGCTATTTTATTGACAATGAGATAAATAAATTTACTATAAGGGTAAATAAATTACTTATATGATAAGAATAATTGCGATATAGGGTAAGAATATTGCAGATACAAGTTGTTTATGGTATACTATCGATAAATTGTTATTACTTAGAGGTGTAAATATGGTAATTAATTATAATAAATTATGGAAGTTACTAATTGATAAAAACATGAAGAAGATGGATTTAAAGGAAGCAGCACATATAGGAACAACGACACTTTCGAGACTAAGTAAAAATCAACCTGTTAGTATGGATGTATTAATGCGCATTTGCAAAGTTCTTAAATGTGATATTGGTGACATTGTAGAATTTACAGAAAAGGAATAACAAAATAATTATTATTTAGGTGATAGAATATGATAAAAGGGATTTCTTTATTTGCTAATGTAGGAATAGCAGAAACATATTTAAGGGATGTTGGAGTAGATATAGTTATAGCTAATGAAATGTTAGAGGAACGGGCAAAATTTTATAAGCACCTTTATCCATCATGTAAAATGATTACTGGTGATATAACGAATAAAATTATATTTGAACAAATAATTAAAGAATCAGAAGAACAAAATGTGGAGTTCATTTTGGCTACCCCACCATGTCAAGGAATGAGTTTAGCTGGTTCTAAGGATCCAGATGATGAGCGGAATTATTTAATTATTTGGGTAGTAAAGGCTATAAAAAGACTTAAGCCTAAGTATGCCTTAATTGAAAATGTTACACAGCAATTAAAAACTCAAATTAGAGTTAAAGGTAAGTCAATAGGGATACCAGATTATATAAAAGCTGAATTAGGGGTGGATTATAATATCAACAAGGATCAAATATTGAATACAAAATATTATGGCGTACCCCAACAGAGAAAAAGAGCAATTATTTTGCTTGCACGTAAAGATACAAATAAGCTTTGGGAGTTTCCTCCTAAAGAAAAAAAGATAGTTACATTAGAAGAAGCTATTGGAGATTTGCCTTCATTAGATCCAGAAGTGCGAGAAAAAGAATATAGGAACTTTTTTCCTGCATTTGAGAAAAAGAAGAGAAAAGGGTTAGCAGTTTCAAAGTGGCATTTTCCACCAAAACATGTTTGGAGAAATGTAGAAGTTATGATGCATACGCCTACTGGTTGTAGTGCTAGGAAAAATCCTGTATATTTTCCCAAAAAACCAGATGGTACCATGGTTGGAGGCGCTCCTCGGACATACATGAGAATGGATTGGGAAAAACCAGCTCCAACTGTAACTAGATATAATAGTACAATTTCATCATTTCAGAATGTTCATCCAGGACGAAAAATAGAAGGAACTAATTTATATTCAGATGCAAGAGTTTTAACTATTTTAGAATTATTAAGAATAACAACTCTACCAGATGATTGGAATATTCCAGAATGGGCAAGCATTCCGTTAATAAGAGATGTAATTGGAGAAGGGATTCCACCATTAGCAGTAAAAAAGATTGTAAAACAATTGGACATAAAATAGTAAACATAGAGAGGTAGAATAAAAATGAAAGCATTATCATTATTTGCTAATGTAGGAATTGCTGAAACATATTTAGAAGAGATAGGAATAGATGTAGTTATTGCAAACGAATTGATAACGGAGAGAGCAAACTTTTATAGGCATCTTTATCCTAATTGTAATATGATAGATGGGGATATAACAGACGAAAGTATATTTAATCAAATTATTGAAAACTCTCAAAAAGAGAAAATTGATTTGATAATTGCAACACCCCCATGTCAGGGTATGAGTATTGCTGGTGATATGAATCCATATGATGAAAGAAATAGCCTGGTTAAATATGCAATAGATGCTGTTGATATACTAAAACCAAAATTTGTATTTATTGAAAATGTAGTTCAACAATTAACAACACCAATTGAATACAATGGTGTAGAAATTATGATACCAGACTATATTAAAACTCGTTTAGGTAAACAATATTATATTAATCAAGAAAAAATTATAAATACGATGGACTATGGAATTCCTCAAATGAGAAAGAGATCAATAATATTACTTTCGCGAAAAGATACAGGTATTAAGTGGGAATTTCCAAAAAAAGAAAACAAGGTAATTCTATTAGAAGAGGCTTTAAAAGGTATACCAGACTTATGGCCAATTATTAGAGAAAAAGAATATAGAAATGTATTACCATCAAACACAGAAGAAGCATTAAGTTTCCATAAGTGGCATAAGCCTCCACATCATGTTTGGAGAAATGTGGAATGCATGTTATATACCCCCACAGGCAATACGGCATTTGACAATATAAAACATTATCCAAAACGAAAAGATGGAGAAAGAATAAGTGGATATAATACAACATATCACAGAATGTATTGGAACAAACCAGCACCAACAGTGACAAGATATAATGGAATAATAGGATCTCAAAATAATGTACATCCAGGTAGACCATGGAAAAAAGATAAAAATGGTGATATGATGTACACTAATCCTAGAGTACTAACAATCTATGAATTAATGATTGTTTCTACTTTACCTTTTGATTGGAATATCCCAGAATGGGCTTCCAATAATTTAATTAGGCATGTAATAGGTGAGGGAATACCACCTTTACTAGTAAAAAAAATAATTGAACCAATATTAAATATTAAAGGAGTATAAAATATGTCAAATGAACTACAAAGAATACATGATAAAATAAATTATGAAACCAATGTAGTGGACCCCAAGACAATTGCAATATTATTAAAGGCTGTGGAAATGAATCAGCCTCTTTCATATGAAAGGGGAAGAGATGAAATTTTTCCTAATGCTAGGTCTGAGGCAGGAATGCAATGGGATCCAACAAAACCTGATACGCATGCCTCAGGAACATTGGAACAATATTGTCTTGTTAATGCTACAGAAGATAGAACTATAAATATCTCAGATTTAGGCTATCGTTTTTTATCGTGTTTTGATGATGCCTATAATATAAAGGTTCAAGAAAATTACTACAAGACAGTTTTGCTAGAAATGATATTTAGTTGGGTAGTATTAGAACATGGACGAAACATTCATCCTGGTAGAATGCTATTTAAGTTAATGCTTGATCCAGATCTCAATGGATATCATACAAGTAATGAATTTGCATTATGGACAAGTGATGAATGTGCAATGACTGACTCAGATTATGATAATATTAAGCAACTAATATTAAATTATAGAAAAAATGCAGTAGAAGTAAAGCAAAAAAAGGCAGAAGTATTTTTACGACCATTTGCTAACTCATGGGGATTATTTGATAGAACTATAAATAATGGAGTTTATACATTTAGAATTAGAGAAGATGTACTTCCTCTAGTGAAACAATTTTTCATTTGTGTAAATATAGAAGATTACCCAGAAACTAACGATAGCGAGAATGTTGATAAAATGAAAAGATTAACAGGTGGTACAAATACCCTTCTTTATGGCGTGCCTGGTTCAGGAAAGAGTCATACGATAGAAACTGATTATTGTAAAGACTTTAGTCAAATGGAACGTGTTGTCTTTCACCCTGATTATATGAATACAGATTTTGTAGGACAAATTCTGCCGACAGTTAAAGGTGAAGGCGATGAGAAAGAAATAACTTATGATTTTACACCAGGACCGTTTACTAGAGTATTAAAGAAGGCAATAAAAAATCCTAATAAATATTTCTATTTAGTTATTGAGGAAATTAATAGAGGAAATGCACCCGCAATTTTTGGAGAGATCTTTCAATTGTTGGATAGAGAATTTGATGGGACAAGTTCTTATAAGATAACTAATTATAATATAGCAAGTGAAGTTTTTGGGAAAAAAGAAACACCAATTTATATCCCATCAAACTTAAATATTTTAGCAACGATGAATACTGCAGATCAAAACGTATTTACTTTAGATACTGCATTTCAAAGAAGATGGAATATGAAAATGATAGAAAACGATGTAACAAAAGCAAAGCATGCCAAGATAAATATTTTGGATACATCTATAACTTGGGAAAAATTCAATACCGTTGTTAATGAACAAATAGTTACTAGTGGAGCAACCACATTATCATCAGAAGATAAGCGTTTAGGGGCATATTTTGTAACAGAAGATGTTCTTAAATATTATTCTATGGATAAAGATAAAGATAAAAATGAAATAACGGAGAGATATGGTATTGAATCAGATGACACTGAAAAACTGGAGAAGGTAATTAAAGATTTAAACTCTAGATTTGGAGATAAAGTTATTAAATATTTATGGGATGATGCGTTCAAATTTAGTAGGGATGATTTATTTGAATCAAACTATAAGAACTTGGAAAAAGTATTAGACGACTTTAACAGGTTTGATGGTGATATAAGATTTAATGTATTCAATCAAGATATTAAAGATAATTTATTCTCAAAAGATAAAATAGAGGAAACTAGAAATGAGTAATGAGTTTAAAGAAGTTACTTTATCTAAGCCTTTGAGTGAATACTGTAGAAATGCTACCAATCGAGAAGGAGACACATTTGTTGGGATTAAGTCTGAAATCATAGGGGATAAACATGAGGTAAATGTGTATTTTCCAATTGGTTATAAAATATCTGAAAAAGAAGAGGATGTCAGGGATGAAATTTTAGACCTAATCAGTGTACTCCAAGCTTATAATGATAAACAATCAAGGGTGTCTCAAATTACGGCAGATCAAGTCCTGAAAACTGTAAGGTTTCCAGTTCAAGCATACTTTAGGGTTATCCACTATTATTTACAAAATGATTACTATAAAGAAAATGAAGAAGTATATGTACCTGGCACATCTGGACCAGTTAACATGAGAGAAACAATAAACAAGATTCAACCTATTGTTCAAAAGTCGGGTTTTGTATTTCCAAATTTAATGGTTCGAAAAAATAGTGATACAGACAAGCACCTAATAACTGAGATTAACAAGTATTGTGTTTATGAAAGTTTTATAAAAATGGGATGGATTTATCATTTTAAACTTCCACAACCAGCTGAAGTGAAGAACCCTAATTTAAAGGTATATAAGAGTGTATTGCAACAAAAGCTTGAGAACGCTAATAACGATACCCTTAAGCAACTATTCCAAAGCATGTTAGCAATAATAGACTTTAGAAATAGTGCAGATGATCCAGAAGAGTTTTACTTTGGAACGAATAACTTTGAGTATATATGGGAAAAATTAATTGATGAAACTTATGGTATTAAAGAAAAAGATTATTATTTTCCGAGAACAACCTGGAGATTAGACTTTGGTGAAAGGCATAATCCAGCCTTAGAACCAGATAGTATCATGGTTACTAATGAGCACATTTGTGTATTAGATGCGAAATATTATAAGTATGGACACTCTGGTAAACCTAGTGATTTGCCAAGGTCAACATCTATTAATAAGCAGATAACTTATGCTGAATATATAGCTGAAAACAGCAAGTTCGAAAAAGAGCGTGGAGAAGGTAAAGATGTATTAAATGCATTCCTTATGCCTTTTAGTAAAGCAAATAATATTTTTGGAACGAGCGATAATTATTTCTCTATAGGAGAGGCAGTGGCAGGATGGAAACATTCTACTAGGGATTACGAGCGTGTTCAAGGTATACTTGTAGATGTGAAAACATTAATAGCTAACTCTACTAGACCTAATAGACAAGAGATAAAAAATCTATCCAAAGCAATAGAAGAAAGCTTAAAAAAGAATAAAGATATGGAGAGTGAAAGATGAGAATTATCTATCACTCTCCTTTTTTATGTCTATATCTTCTTTGTGAAACGGCATTAGTACAATAAACGCAACAGTATTTTTTTATTGAATTAGTTTTAGAAACAAGAAAAAACTGACCACAATTAATGTTTTGACAGGCCCTATAAGATGCTTGTCTTGAGTCTAAGTAAAATAATGAAAGGTACATAGCAGATAACAAAGAAGGAAGATTCCAGTTAGGTTGCATAGTTTCTACATTATAAACCGGTCTAATTTCTGACAAATGATAGTTAAGTTCTCTTTCAATTAAGAATTTAGATATTTTAAATAAAGCATCATGCAAGTATATATTTTCTTCGGATTGAATCTTATCATAAACTTCATCTGCAAAAGGCATATCTAAAGATATCAAGTCAAGATTAACTGAGGAAATCTGTTTTATAAAATGAAATAAAAACTCAATTGCTAATTCTTCATCCTTAGTAAAAAGAGAATTCTTTATTACATACGCTTTAAATATCTGTTTTGTAAAACCCATATGAGGATTGTCATCTTCTAGAATTTTATCATAATCACTTATTATGATGTCATAATTTCCGCTTTCCAAAAGAGAGTCCTGACATCTATATGCTATGTCTTTCCCACCATCATTTCTTGGTACATGAACTATATTATCCCCTTCTATAAGATTGGTTTTAGTGGCATTTTTAATATTATTTAAAAATGAATTGTGAATTGATTCATATACAGTTTCATCGTTAATTTTTATTTCTCGATCTTCTTTAAGTAATAAAAACAGTGCTGAGTCTAAGAACTTCTTGTAATTAACTTTACTGGTGTTTTGGGCATTTAATAAGTTTATTAAGGCTTCAAGATTATCTTTTAAGTATATTATATCTTCTACATTTACATTTACATATTGATCATAACCACTTAAATCAAATAAAAACCCATACTTATTAAAAAACGACATGACAGAGTTTATGTCGTTTTTTTTTATGCCTAAAAACTCACCTAAAATATTGTTCTTATCATTAGCTCTTTGCCTTCTTATTTCTTTTAAACCTTCACCATAGATATAAGCAGCTCTAAATTTTTTTGAAATGTCATTTCTAACTACTAGGCTCTTGGTTTTATTTCCAGTATTTAAGTTAACAACCTCATTGTAGTCAGTGACACATTTACAGCTTTCAAAAACAAATGCACTCTTAAAAGTATCAGAAATAGTCATGAACACATCCTCCCAAACAATAATTGATAAATATAAAATAATTAATTACTTTAACAATATTATACCACAAATTACTAACGTAGGTAATTACTAAAAAAATAAATAATGAGATATTAAGGCTATTCTAATTGTCATTAAAAAAATGAGACAATATATTCAGAAAGAAAACTAGTGAAATCTTTATCTAGTTATTTTTTCTATGACTAGGGAGGTTGTTAGTCTCCAAAAAAATATCGAATGCCTGATTTGCAATAAGGGCAGAGGATACATATTGTTTCACAATATCCATAAGGATAGTTGTGTTGCAATAGAAGTACCCTTACCTTATTGCGTCTACTTTTAGGGTCTGTGTACTTCTTTTAAGGCACAGGCCTTATTTGTATCCTTTGCCACCAGTGCAGTCTGGTGGAAAGGAGCATTTTCATGTCAAGAAACTACAAGACGAGTAAGAAAAATCGTGTTAACTACATTTATTATTCAGCTAATGGACAAACAGTAGAAGTCAAACCAAACCAAGAAGGTGTAACAGATACAATAATTGCTACACTTCATAAAATGGACGACTTAGAGGTAGATGCTAACCGCCGTGAGGCTTATCACGCTCCAGTTCATTTTGATTCATATCAAGGCAAAGATGAAGAGGATGTGGCTGAGCGCAATTCTTACCTTATTGATCCTACATCTAATCCAATGGAAAGCATAATCCAGTCTATAGAAGAAGAAGAGCATGAGAAGAAGTTAGACAAGCTAAGGATAGCAATTGAAACTTTAAAACCCCAACAGAAGGAATTAATCCAAAAGGTATTCTATGAAAAACGTACTAATGTTGATATTGCAAGGGAAGAAGGTGTTTCTGAAACGGCTATTAGAAATCGACTAAAAAGAATTTATGAAAATCTTCGTAAAAAAATCTAAAAAAGGGGGTTCGATACCCCTAGATTTTTTGCATATGGATAGAGGGATAAAAAAGAAACCTCGGAAAGGGGCGAGAACTATGAACTTAAAGCATAAGGTATGTGTTAATATTACGGATCCTAGTGGCAACCCTTCACCAGTTATTAAGAGTGGTACAATGCAGATTCGTAAAAGGTTATTGAATTTTCTTTTTGGCGAAAAAGTAAATGTACTTGTTCTTTCGCCAGGTGATTCAGTTGAAACTGTGGAAATTCGTGAACTTAAGGGAGGTGAAGCCAGTGAGTAAAATTAAACTGTTGGTTGATGTGGCTGAAGATATGCACTCTTTAGCTGATAGCATACAAGCTGTCTGTGATGCAATGCTAGGTGATGAACTTCTTGATGATAATAAACAGACTACAGCTATTAAAGATAAAGAAGTTAAAAAGAAAGAAAAGCCAACTGTTAAGGAAATTAAGCTTGAAGATGTAAGGGCAGTTCTTGCAGAAAAAAGTCAAGCTGGAATGACTGCCAAAGTACGAGAAATCATTCAGAAGCATGGTGCAGAAAAGTTAAGTGAAATAGAACCTAAATACTATGCTGATATTTTAAAAGAGGCGGAGGGACTTATAAATGAGTAGCCATGCAATACTTTCTGCATCTGGATCACATAGATGGCTTAATTGTATGCCATCTGCGAGATTAGAACTTGAATTTGAAGATAAAGAAAATACAGCTGCGGCGGAAGGCACTGCTGCTCACGCCCTATGTGAACATAAACTTCGTAAGGCACTTAAAATGAGGAGCAAAAGGCCTACTTCAAGTTATGACTCTGATGAGATGGAACAGTACACAGATGATTATGTAGATTTTGTAATGGAGCAACTAGAAATTGTAAAACAAAGTTGTAAAGACCCTTTGGTGCTTATTGAACAGAAATTGGATTTTTCCTGTTATGTGCCACAGGGGTTTGGGACAGGGGATTCAATTATTATTGCTGACGAGAAGCTTCATGTAATTGACTTTAAATATGGTATGGGAGTTTTAGTAGATGCAGTAGAAAATCCACAGATGAAGCTGTATGGGCTAGGTGCTTTGGAAATCTATGATAGCCTTTATGACATCAAAGAGGTGTCTATGACTATATTCCAACCACGCAGAGAAAATATCAGTACATGGACAATTCCAGTAGAAGAACTTAAATCTTGGGCAGAAAACGAACTAAAACCAAAGGCTATTTTAGCAATTAATGGTGAAGGAGATTATATTCCTGG is a genomic window of Sporanaerobacter acetigenes DSM 13106 containing:
- a CDS encoding DNA cytosine methyltransferase, which produces MIKGISLFANVGIAETYLRDVGVDIVIANEMLEERAKFYKHLYPSCKMITGDITNKIIFEQIIKESEEQNVEFILATPPCQGMSLAGSKDPDDERNYLIIWVVKAIKRLKPKYALIENVTQQLKTQIRVKGKSIGIPDYIKAELGVDYNINKDQILNTKYYGVPQQRKRAIILLARKDTNKLWEFPPKEKKIVTLEEAIGDLPSLDPEVREKEYRNFFPAFEKKKRKGLAVSKWHFPPKHVWRNVEVMMHTPTGCSARKNPVYFPKKPDGTMVGGAPRTYMRMDWEKPAPTVTRYNSTISSFQNVHPGRKIEGTNLYSDARVLTILELLRITTLPDDWNIPEWASIPLIRDVIGEGIPPLAVKKIVKQLDIK
- a CDS encoding LlaJI family restriction endonuclease, whose protein sequence is MSNEFKEVTLSKPLSEYCRNATNREGDTFVGIKSEIIGDKHEVNVYFPIGYKISEKEEDVRDEILDLISVLQAYNDKQSRVSQITADQVLKTVRFPVQAYFRVIHYYLQNDYYKENEEVYVPGTSGPVNMRETINKIQPIVQKSGFVFPNLMVRKNSDTDKHLITEINKYCVYESFIKMGWIYHFKLPQPAEVKNPNLKVYKSVLQQKLENANNDTLKQLFQSMLAIIDFRNSADDPEEFYFGTNNFEYIWEKLIDETYGIKEKDYYFPRTTWRLDFGERHNPALEPDSIMVTNEHICVLDAKYYKYGHSGKPSDLPRSTSINKQITYAEYIAENSKFEKERGEGKDVLNAFLMPFSKANNIFGTSDNYFSIGEAVAGWKHSTRDYERVQGILVDVKTLIANSTRPNRQEIKNLSKAIEESLKKNKDMESER
- a CDS encoding rRNA biogenesis protein rrp5; protein product: MSKIKLLVDVAEDMHSLADSIQAVCDAMLGDELLDDNKQTTAIKDKEVKKKEKPTVKEIKLEDVRAVLAEKSQAGMTAKVREIIQKHGAEKLSEIEPKYYADILKEAEGLINE
- a CDS encoding AAA family ATPase codes for the protein MSNELQRIHDKINYETNVVDPKTIAILLKAVEMNQPLSYERGRDEIFPNARSEAGMQWDPTKPDTHASGTLEQYCLVNATEDRTINISDLGYRFLSCFDDAYNIKVQENYYKTVLLEMIFSWVVLEHGRNIHPGRMLFKLMLDPDLNGYHTSNEFALWTSDECAMTDSDYDNIKQLILNYRKNAVEVKQKKAEVFLRPFANSWGLFDRTINNGVYTFRIREDVLPLVKQFFICVNIEDYPETNDSENVDKMKRLTGGTNTLLYGVPGSGKSHTIETDYCKDFSQMERVVFHPDYMNTDFVGQILPTVKGEGDEKEITYDFTPGPFTRVLKKAIKNPNKYFYLVIEEINRGNAPAIFGEIFQLLDREFDGTSSYKITNYNIASEVFGKKETPIYIPSNLNILATMNTADQNVFTLDTAFQRRWNMKMIENDVTKAKHAKINILDTSITWEKFNTVVNEQIVTSGATTLSSEDKRLGAYFVTEDVLKYYSMDKDKDKNEITERYGIESDDTEKLEKVIKDLNSRFGDKVIKYLWDDAFKFSRDDLFESNYKNLEKVLDDFNRFDGDIRFNVFNQDIKDNLFSKDKIEETRNE
- a CDS encoding DNA cytosine methyltransferase; amino-acid sequence: MKALSLFANVGIAETYLEEIGIDVVIANELITERANFYRHLYPNCNMIDGDITDESIFNQIIENSQKEKIDLIIATPPCQGMSIAGDMNPYDERNSLVKYAIDAVDILKPKFVFIENVVQQLTTPIEYNGVEIMIPDYIKTRLGKQYYINQEKIINTMDYGIPQMRKRSIILLSRKDTGIKWEFPKKENKVILLEEALKGIPDLWPIIREKEYRNVLPSNTEEALSFHKWHKPPHHVWRNVECMLYTPTGNTAFDNIKHYPKRKDGERISGYNTTYHRMYWNKPAPTVTRYNGIIGSQNNVHPGRPWKKDKNGDMMYTNPRVLTIYELMIVSTLPFDWNIPEWASNNLIRHVIGEGIPPLLVKKIIEPILNIKGV
- a CDS encoding helix-turn-helix domain-containing protein produces the protein MVINYNKLWKLLIDKNMKKMDLKEAAHIGTTTLSRLSKNQPVSMDVLMRICKVLKCDIGDIVEFTEKE
- a CDS encoding RNA polymerase sigma factor, which gives rise to MSRNYKTSKKNRVNYIYYSANGQTVEVKPNQEGVTDTIIATLHKMDDLEVDANRREAYHAPVHFDSYQGKDEEDVAERNSYLIDPTSNPMESIIQSIEEEEHEKKLDKLRIAIETLKPQQKELIQKVFYEKRTNVDIAREEGVSETAIRNRLKRIYENLRKKI
- a CDS encoding DUF2800 domain-containing protein — encoded protein: MSSHAILSASGSHRWLNCMPSARLELEFEDKENTAAAEGTAAHALCEHKLRKALKMRSKRPTSSYDSDEMEQYTDDYVDFVMEQLEIVKQSCKDPLVLIEQKLDFSCYVPQGFGTGDSIIIADEKLHVIDFKYGMGVLVDAVENPQMKLYGLGALEIYDSLYDIKEVSMTIFQPRRENISTWTIPVEELKSWAENELKPKAILAINGEGDYIPGEWCTFCKASAKCRARAEAKLELARCEFKLPPLLTDMEIEEILHKIPDLTKWANEIIAYATDSAVNHGKQWNGFKVVEGRSNRKYKDEEAVANVARANGYRDIYRQSLITITEMQKLMGKKQFEEVLGGLIYKLPGKPTLVPITDKRPAMNISNVNDEFNKIMEDEDYDKSK